AGGCCGGGCAGATTGGGCAGGCCGCCACGCAGGCTCGGCGGCAGATCCTTCGGCAGCTCGGGCAGCCCGCCGGGCATCTCGCCCGACTGCATCTTGTCCTGCATCGCCTTGATCTGCTCGGCCGAGGGCAAGCCGCCGCCGAAGCCCATCGCCTGCGCCAGGCCGGCCATCGGGCCGCCCTTGCCGCGGCCCACGGCCTTCATCATGTCGGCCATGTTGCGGTGCATTTTCAGCAGCTTGTTGACGTCCTCGACCTTGATGCCGGCGCCGGCGGCGATCCGCTTCTTGCGGCTGGCCTTGAGGATGTCGGGGTTCTTGCGCTCCTCGCGGGTCATCGAATCGATGATCGCGACCTGGCGCTTGAGGATCTTGTCGTCGACGCCGGCGGCGGCGATCTGGTTCTTCATCTTGGAGATGCCGGGCATCATGCCCATCAGCCCGCCGATGCCGCCCATCTTGGTCATCTGCTCGAGCTGTTCGCGCATGTCGGCGAGGTCGAACTTGCCCTTGCGCATCTTCTCGACGGCAGCGGCGGCCTTCTCGGCGTCGAGCGTCGAGGCGGCCTTCTCGACCAGCGAGACGACGTCGCCCATGCCGAGGATGCGGCCGGCGATCCGGCTCGGGTGGAAATCTTCCAGCGCATCGGTCTTTTCGCCGGTGCCCATCAGCTTGATCGGCTTGCCGGTGACCGCGCGCATCGACAACGCCGCGCCGCCGCGGCCGTCACCATCGATCCGCGTCAGCACGATGCCGGTGAGGCCGACGCGTTCGTCGAAGGCGCGCGCCAGATTGACCGCGTCCTGGCCGGTCAGCGAGTCCGCGACCAGCAGCACTTCGTGCGGATTGGCGGCGGCTTTGATCTCGGCCGCCTCGGTCATCATGTCTTCGTCGAGCGTGGTGCGGCCGGCGGTGTCGAGCAGCACCACGTCGTAGCCGCCGAGCCGTCCGGCTTCCATCGCGCGCCGCGCGATATCCGGCGGCTTCTGCCCGGCGACGATCGGCAGCGTGTCGATCGAAAGGTCGCGGCCGAGCACCGCGAGCTGCTCCATCGCCGCCGGGCGATAGACGTCGAGCGACGCCATCAGCACCTTGCGCTTGTCGCGGCTGGTCATCCGGCGCGCCAGCTTGGCGGTGGTGGTGGTCTTGCCCGAGCCCTGCAGGCCGACCATCATGATCGGCACCGGCGCCACGGCATTGAGGTCGATCGCCTGGCTGTCGGAGCCCAGCATGGCGATCAGCTCGTCATTGACGATCTTGACCACCATCTGGCCGGGCTTGACCGATTTGACGACGGTGGCGCCGACCGCCTGCTCGCGGACCTTGTCGGTGAACGAGCGCACCACTTCGAGCGCGACGTCGGCCTCGAGCAGCGCGCGGCGGATCTCGCGCATCGCCGCATCGACATCGGCCTCGCTCAGCGACCCGCGCCCGGTCAGCCGATCGAGAATCCCACCCAGCTTTTCCGACAGATTGTCGAACATCGGCCCAGTTCCAGCGACGGCCTTCCGGTGAAAGGCCTACAGAAGCAAACACTTATGGCGCCCGAGGGCGCATCGCGCTGTCGGGCGTTGACCTCCGGTCTCGAGGGCCGGTCGGCGGATCGAAAAGAAAACTTTCCGAGATTTCGCGGGCATCTAGACGCGACGCCGCGCCGAAGTCAAGAATTGCGGCATTTGGCGCTTTCGACGGGACTGCCGGGCGGACGGAAAACTGCTATATATCGGTGACTTAACAGAGGTCGAAAGTCATGAAGCACGTCAGCCTGGCGGATGCGCGCGCCAACATCGCGGAGCTGCTCGACGAGGTCGAGCGCGGCGAGACGGTCACGATCAGCCGAGATGGGGCAAAATCGTTCGACATCGCGCCGCCGTTCGACGAGAGCAGAAGAGAAGAAGCTCGCCGAGCGATCGAAGAAATTCGCGAGCTCCGAAAGACCGCGCCGCGTGCCACTGTGGAAGAGATCCTGTCCTGGCGCGACGAGGGACGGAGCTAACGTGCGCTTCGTTGTCGACGCGTCCGTTGCCGTGTCGTGGTGCATGCAGGACGAAGCTTCGGCTATAGCGGATAGAGCATTCGATCTTTCGAGAATCGCGACCGCAATCGTTCCAGCTCACTGGTGGTTCGAAACACGAAATGCATTGCTGGTGGCAGTTCGCCGTAAGCGATTGGAGCTTCCACGTCTCGAGAGCTTTTTACTGCAACTCAATCTTGTGGCGATCGAGATTGCTCCAATTCCTGACGACCGCTCTCTCATCACGTTGGCCCAGCGCCATCGCCTGACCTTCTACGACGCCGCCTATCTCGAACTGGCGCAACGCGAGCGAATCGAGCTGGCGACGCTCGACAAGGCGCTGGCGCGCGCGGCGAAGTCCGAAGACGTCGCGCTGATCGCATGAGCCGATGAACCCGATCTCGCGCCGAACGTTGCTGGCGAGCCTCGCCGCCCTCGCCGCCACGGCCGGGCTTTCCTCGTTCTGGGTTTCCCGCATGACCTCCTACAAAGGCCCGATCACCGATCATTTCGACGGCGAGCGCTTCTTCGATCGCGACGGCGCGGCGCCGAAGGGGTGGCTCGACGTGCTGCGCTGGCGCTTCACCACCAAGCCGGCCAAATGGCCGGACTGGGCGCCGAGCCCGTTCGCCGACACCCCGCCGCCGCGCGTCGAAGGCGCCAGGGCGCGGCTGAGTTTCGTCGGTCATGCGAGCTGGCTGATTCAGACCGGCGGGCTCAATATCCTGGTCGATCCGGTGTGGTCGGAGCGGGTGTCGCCGGTCAGCTTCGCCGGCCCCAAGCGGCACAACGATCCCGGCATCGCGTTCGACAAGCTGCCCAAGATCGACATCGTGCTGGTGTCGCACGGCCACTACGATCACCTCGACCTGGCGACGCTGTCGCGGCTCGCCGCGCAGCATGCACCGCGGGTGATCACGCCGCTCGGCAACGATCTGACGATGGCTTCGCACGACAGCGCGATCCGCGCCGAGGCCTATGACTGGCGCGACCGCGTCGAGCTCGGGCCCGGCGTCGCCGTGACGCTGGTGCCGACCCGGCACTGGACCGCGCGCGGCCCGTTCGACCGCAATCGCGCGCTGTGGGCGTCGTTCGTCCTGGAGACGCCGGCCGGCAGGATCTACGTCGTCTGCGATTCCGGCTATGGCGACGGCCGGCACTTCCGTAACGTCCGCGAGGCGCACGCGCCGCTGCGGCTGGCGATCCTGCCGATCGGCGCCTATGCGCCGCGCTGGTTCATGAAGGACCAGCACATGAACCCCGCCGACGCCGTGATGGCGCTGGCGGATTGCGGCGC
The DNA window shown above is from Rhodopseudomonas palustris HaA2 and carries:
- the ffh gene encoding signal recognition particle protein, producing MFDNLSEKLGGILDRLTGRGSLSEADVDAAMREIRRALLEADVALEVVRSFTDKVREQAVGATVVKSVKPGQMVVKIVNDELIAMLGSDSQAIDLNAVAPVPIMMVGLQGSGKTTTTAKLARRMTSRDKRKVLMASLDVYRPAAMEQLAVLGRDLSIDTLPIVAGQKPPDIARRAMEAGRLGGYDVVLLDTAGRTTLDEDMMTEAAEIKAAANPHEVLLVADSLTGQDAVNLARAFDERVGLTGIVLTRIDGDGRGGAALSMRAVTGKPIKLMGTGEKTDALEDFHPSRIAGRILGMGDVVSLVEKAASTLDAEKAAAAVEKMRKGKFDLADMREQLEQMTKMGGIGGLMGMMPGISKMKNQIAAAGVDDKILKRQVAIIDSMTREERKNPDILKASRKKRIAAGAGIKVEDVNKLLKMHRNMADMMKAVGRGKGGPMAGLAQAMGFGGGLPSAEQIKAMQDKMQSGEMPGGLPELPKDLPPSLRGGLPNLPGLTGLSGKPTLPGLGGLFGKKK
- a CDS encoding type II toxin-antitoxin system Phd/YefM family antitoxin, with product MKHVSLADARANIAELLDEVERGETVTISRDGAKSFDIAPPFDESRREEARRAIEEIRELRKTAPRATVEEILSWRDEGRS
- a CDS encoding type II toxin-antitoxin system VapC family toxin, with the translated sequence MRFVVDASVAVSWCMQDEASAIADRAFDLSRIATAIVPAHWWFETRNALLVAVRRKRLELPRLESFLLQLNLVAIEIAPIPDDRSLITLAQRHRLTFYDAAYLELAQRERIELATLDKALARAAKSEDVALIA
- a CDS encoding MBL fold metallo-hydrolase, whose translation is MNPISRRTLLASLAALAATAGLSSFWVSRMTSYKGPITDHFDGERFFDRDGAAPKGWLDVLRWRFTTKPAKWPDWAPSPFADTPPPRVEGARARLSFVGHASWLIQTGGLNILVDPVWSERVSPVSFAGPKRHNDPGIAFDKLPKIDIVLVSHGHYDHLDLATLSRLAAQHAPRVITPLGNDLTMASHDSAIRAEAYDWRDRVELGPGVAVTLVPTRHWTARGPFDRNRALWASFVLETPAGRIYVVCDSGYGDGRHFRNVREAHAPLRLAILPIGAYAPRWFMKDQHMNPADAVMALADCGARQALANHHGTFQLTDEAIDAPELELYAALDAAAVPRERFPVLKPGQVFEI